One stretch of Toxoplasma gondii ME49 chromosome XI, whole genome shotgun sequence DNA includes these proteins:
- a CDS encoding hypothetical protein (encoded by transcript TGME49_215920), with the protein MAASARRLSSLTRDAHKRFVPPSSSLFPLSPPVSAASPLPSFSSFFSPSRGSLPSSSILASPPRPSSSLPSFSLSSSSPPSSSPPSSSLSLFASFFSPRFPSHAFSSLRKTKTETESGGEDDEQRAEKECSRSAFSSTLPPESHTRIAAIHEKLMTSPVVCAPLSEETKRACFPPLPEESFWRQRFDQIKDVLFLNDTLRHRGRLLLSSILPLYGDMNLLKTYFGIEEGSLSARLYFLVLHVWLLHRRLVALVRIASAAERTVEHGSTSSPFSSGALWRFLFLCVAFPSSRTLPAVFRTFPVIRGSVSCFRVASHGERLAGRGLPRLRLQIFRGRFPPRRSRFWSFIVGVCVRSKRN; encoded by the exons ATGGCAGCCTCTGcccgccgtctctcctctctgacgagagacgcacacAAACGTTTCGTTCcaccctcttcctctctctttcctttgtcgccgcctgtctctgccgcaagtcctcttccctctttctcttcttttttctctccttcgcgcggttctcttccttcttcttctattcttgcttctcctcctcgtccttcctcttctcttccttccttttctctgtcctcttcttcgcctccttcgtcttctcccccttcgtcttcgctctctctttttgcgtcctttttctctcctcgttttccttctcatgctttctcgtctttgaggaagacgaagacagaaactGAATCGGGAGGCGAAGATGACGAACAGCGAGCCGAGAAGGAG TGCAGCCGCAGCGCGTTCAGCTCGACCCTCCCGCCTGAGTCGCACACCCGCATCGCAGCCATTCACGAGAAG CTCATGACCAGCCCTGTCGTTTGTGCACCTCTCtccgaggagacgaagcgcgcCTGCTTTCCTCCGCTTCCAGAGGAATCCTTTTGGAGGCAAAGATTCGACCAAATCAAAGA cgttctcttcctcaacgATACACTTCGTCACAGGGGCAGGCTGCTCCTCAGCTCGATATTGCCTCTGTACGGCGACATGAACCTTTTGAAGACAT ACTTTGGAATCGAAGAAGGCAGCCTCTCGGCTCGTCTGTACTTCCTCGTCTTGCATGTGTGGCTGCTCCATCGGCGCCTCGTCGCTTTGGTGAGAATCGCCTCAGCAGCGGAGAGAACTGTGGAGCATGGTTCGAcgtcgtcgcctttctcttctggagCCCTGtggcgttttctctttctctgtgtcgcgtTTCCCTCGAGTCGCACCCTTCCAGCTGTCTTTCGCACATTCCCCGTCATTCGCGGATCGGTCTCTTGCTTTCGAGTCGCGAGTCACGGAGAACGGCTTGCAGGTCGaggccttcctcgtcttcgtctgcagatTTTCCGGGGACGTTTTCCTCCAAGGCGTTCTCGGTTTTGGTCTTTCATCGTGGGTGTCTGTGTGCGCAGCAAGAGGAATTGA